The genomic DNA TCGCCGGAGGAGTCGTCGGACTGCGACCGGACGAGGAAGACGCCGCCGACGACGAGACCGGCGACGACCACGGTGCTGAGCGTGATCGTGAGGATCCGGTTCCGGCGGTCGCGGGCCTCCTCGGCACGCCGCATCTCGGCTATGCGGGCCTGTCGCGCCGTGTTGCTGCTCTTCTTGGCGGAACCCATGGGGTGTTGCCCTTCTGGGAAGGAATCTGGGGAACGGACGACCGTGAGGTCCGCTGATCGTAATGGCGCGGGGCCCGTCCTTCGTAGGGCGGGCACAGGTTCCGTCCCGGCCGGATCCCCGGAATGGCCCGATCGAACAGGTGGCCTCTACGCTGCGGTCACGGGGTGGGCCGGCCGACGGAGGTCCGCAACGCACACGTAACGGCGCTGTGGTGTGATGCTCAAGTGCCCGACCGCCTCCCGCCGTACCGGAGACAGGCGGCCTGACCAGCAAGGATGGGGAAGCGGAAGATGGACAAGCAGCAGGAGTTCGTGATCCGGACGCTGGAGGAGCGCGACATCCGGTTCGTACGCCTGTGGTTCACGGACGTGCTGGGCTTCCTCAAGTCCGTCGCCGTGGCCCCGGCCGAGCTGGAGCAGGCCTTCGACGAGGGCATCGGCTTCGACGGCTCCGCGATCGAGGGCTTCGCCCGGGTCTACGAGTCCGACATGATCGCCAAGCCGGACCCGTCGACGTTCCAGGTCCTGCCCTGGCGGGCGGAGGCCCCCGGCACGGCCCGCATGTTCTGCGACATCCTCATGCCGGACGGCTCGCCGTCCTTCGCGGACCCGCGCTACGTCCTCAAGCGCGCCCTGGCCCGCACCTCCGACCTGGGCTTCACCTTCTACACCCACCCGGAGATCGAGTTCTTCCTGCTGAAGGACAAGCCGGTCGACGGCTCGGTCCCGACCCCCGCCGACAACTCCGGCTACTTCGACCACACCCCGCAGAACATCGGCATGGACTTCCGCCGCCAGGCGATCACCATGCTGGAGTCGATGGGCATCTCGGTGGAGTTCTCCCACCACGAGGGCGCCCCCGGCCAGCAGGAGATCGACCTGCGCTACGCGGACGCGCTCTCCACGGCCGACAACGTCATGACGTTCCGCCTGGTCATGAAGCAGGTCGCCCTCGAGCAGGGCCTCCAGGCCACCTTCATGCCGAAGCCGTTCTCGGAGTACCCGGGCTCGGGCATGCACACCCACCTCTCCCTCTTCGAGGGCGACCGCAACGCGTTCTACGAGTCCGGCGCGGAGTACCAGCTCTCCAAGGTGGGGCGCTCCTTCATCGCGGGCCTGCTCCGCCACGCCGCCGAGATCTCCGCGGTCACCAACCAGTGGGTGAACTCCTACAAGCGCATCTGGGGCGGCACCGAGCGCACCGCCGGCGCGGGCGGCGAGGCCCCCTCCTACATCTGCTGGGGCCACAACAACCGCTCGGCCCTGGTCCGGGTCCCGATGTACAAGCCCGGCAAGACCGGCTCGGCCCGCGTCGAGGTCCGCTCCATCGACTCCGGCGCCAACCCTTACCTGACCTACGCCGTCCTCCTCGCCGCCGGCCTCAAGGGCATCGAGGAGGGCTACGAACTCCCGCCGGGCGCCGAGGACGACGTCTGGGCCCTGTCCGACGCGGAGCGCCGCGCCCTGGGCATCGAGCCCCTCCCCCAGAACCTGGGCGAGGCCCTCGCCCTGATGGAACGCAGCGACCTGGTCGCCGAGACCCTGGGCGAACACGTCTTCGACTTCTTCCTCCGCAACAAGCGGCAGGAGTGGGAGGAGTACCGGT from Streptomyces sp. CB09001 includes the following:
- the glnA gene encoding type I glutamate--ammonia ligase; the encoded protein is MDKQQEFVIRTLEERDIRFVRLWFTDVLGFLKSVAVAPAELEQAFDEGIGFDGSAIEGFARVYESDMIAKPDPSTFQVLPWRAEAPGTARMFCDILMPDGSPSFADPRYVLKRALARTSDLGFTFYTHPEIEFFLLKDKPVDGSVPTPADNSGYFDHTPQNIGMDFRRQAITMLESMGISVEFSHHEGAPGQQEIDLRYADALSTADNVMTFRLVMKQVALEQGLQATFMPKPFSEYPGSGMHTHLSLFEGDRNAFYESGAEYQLSKVGRSFIAGLLRHAAEISAVTNQWVNSYKRIWGGTERTAGAGGEAPSYICWGHNNRSALVRVPMYKPGKTGSARVEVRSIDSGANPYLTYAVLLAAGLKGIEEGYELPPGAEDDVWALSDAERRALGIEPLPQNLGEALALMERSDLVAETLGEHVFDFFLRNKRQEWEEYRSQVTAFELRKSLPVL